The window AGGTGCCTTTGATGTGCAAATGTCTTTGACGAAGACGGCTATACTCGTTTTCAGACCTATTAATCAGCCACGCTTACTGATCTGCTTGTTTGATCTCTGACGATCGATGTACATTGCGATTCGTTGCCCTGGGCATCGTCGGTGGTGTCAGTTGGAGGGTCATCCAAATGCATTCCAGTTGACATTTTCTCAGCACTCGTTGGAAATGTCCTATGCCCAAACGATTTGAATCTCGGCCCGACCAGACTGATGAATGTAGAGGCGGGATCAGGTGGCTGCATGAGGCTAGGAATTATATTAATCTggactttttttaaattcttaATTAGAGGGGTTGggtcttattattattattattattatttttttttttttcattcttatATTGTATTACTGTCTAAAACTAAATAAAAGCTATCTTCATATAAAGATACTTCCTTTTCCAGCTGTATCTATACATTCTCCACATTGAATTCCAAATGTTTAATTAACAAACAACAAAGATCCACACAAGTCAAATAAAAGCCACATAAGGAAGAGATTATATAAATCAGAAAAGAAACAGGAAGTAGATAAAGAAATCTCTCACTGTATCAGCAGATCCATGAGAGCTTGGTCTTTATACAGTTGTTTTCATGTTGCAGGTTTGGCATTGAGCTGGTGAACCCCTCCATCGACGCAGAGGGACCGGTCGAAGACGAGGACTGGCCCCTAACCGGTAGCTTCCAATGGTGCCCAGACCACGCCCCTGCAGCACCATCCACGCCCTCCGTTCCGCAAGccacgccttcccgggaagttGCTAGAGGTCTACCACCAGGGGCTCAAACACTGGGATCGGAGTCACCCGGTTCTGCATCCTGGGATATCCGGTCACCCCAGGCCCCCGTGTTAGTGAAGGCTGAACGGGAGCCGGAGCAGTATGGTGAAGTAGTGGTCACTAAAGAGGGCAGGTTGAACACGAAGAAGAAAACGAAGCGGAAAATGGTGAGCGCGAGGAGCTAGTGGACAACCCGGATGCTTTGGTGGAGTCCGGTTGACTTTAACACGTGCCTCTGCTATAGCTCACACTGCCCTTCTGCTTTGTCTTGGTCTCAGGATAGCGAATTGTGTCCCAGTGGGAAAAAGCAGAAGGTTACGTCAAACAATGGTAAGTTGcttgttttttaaaacttttatatatgtatatgtatgggATGCCCTCCTTCCTTTCGTTGTATGTCCATTTTAATACATACATTGTTGTCTCCAGTAGTTTTGTAGTGGCGCTGGGAGATATTAACTGAGAAATGTCCCCCTCGTTGTTTGACTATAGAGGCAAACCCTTTTCTCTGTCCGTACATCCCACGTATGTGAATAGATTTATAAATGACTATTTTATTCATATAACATGTTTGGATCCCTCCTGGTGACCCAGTTGGACTCGGGATCTTAACCTAGTTGACCGTTTATTCAAAGTGGCGACCGGCTGTGTCCATGCTAAAATGTGTTCCGTCCAGTTTGAGCCCTACTTCaatctctgcccccccccccacccatgtctgATAGACAACGTCCAAGTGGACCAGTTGCTGGCCGTGTCTCTGAGGGAGGAGGAGCTGAGTGGCTCCTTGGAAACCCTGGACTCCTCCCTGATCCAGGCCCGGAATGCCCTGCAGGCCGCCTACGCGGAAGTGCAGCGCCTCCTGCTGCTCAAACAGCAGGTACTGCCCGGGGGCGTGTTCCGTGGGGTGTGGAGGACGTGTCTGGGGAGGGTTTTGAATGTGGCGgcagattgattgattgattgctgtCATccatgtgtgtttcaggtctcCGCTGAGATCAGCGTTCTGCGGGCCAAGCGTATCGAGATCCTTCAGGGGATGCAGGGCGCAGCTACGGTTACGGTGCCCATGACGACCACCCAGCAGCACCCACAGCTCCTCCTCACTCCCAGTCTCGGTGTCccgccccctccctcctccccttatCTCAGTCGGACCCCAATTTACCAGTCGTCCTCCTCCACCGGCCCCGCCTTGAACCCTGGCCCCGCCTTGAACCCTGGCCCCGCCTTGAACCCTGGCCCCGCCTTGAACCCTGGCCCCGCCTTGAACCCTGGCCCTGCCTTGAACCCTGGCCTCGCCTTGAATCCTGGCCCCCCTGGCCCCGTCTTGAACCCTGGCCCCGTCTTGAACCCTGGCCCCGTCTTGAACCCTGGCCCCGTCTTGAACCCTGGCCCCGTCTTGAACCCTGGCCCCGTCTTGAACCCTGGCCCCGTCTTGAGCCCTGCCCCTTATACGCCAGTCACCCTGCCCGTCAAGAACGAGCCTGTTTCCCACCCCGCCCCCTCATGCAGTCCTGTCATTCCACGCCAGCTTGTAAACCCTCCTTCCGTTTCTCCCGTACGCCTGCCCGCGCCCATCCAGCCTGCCACCGCGTCGCTCCAACCGGCACCTGCTCCACACGCCGTGGGGCCAGTCAGCCATCAGAGGGTGGCGGAGACCTCCGCCCCCTCCATGTTGACCGGTGCCAAACAGCGGGAGAGTCAGCTGAAGGGGAGGCTGACGGAGAGGCAGAAGACGCGGAGCAAGGAGGCTGCCAGGAAGACCGTGTCCACGCAGGAAGACCAAAGTTCCACCGCCAgttccagcagcagcagcagcagcagcagcgaCTCCGAGGACAGTGAGGATGAGGATCAGCAGGGGCTCGCCCTCACCCCTTTCGAAAAGTTATGGGGGCGGGGCAATCCCTTTATGGAGGAGGATGTGAGCGAAGGCGGCAACGGACAAGACAGTGACTGCTATGTCGAGACCGTAACCGTGGAGTCCCAGACGAAATCGGAATTGGCTGTTGTCGCCATCGATGATTCGGATGTTGAGGAGAAAGCAACTGTCACTTCCTCCTCCCAGACAGCCAGGGTTCCTGAAGACAAATTCGGACAGAACTCCACCAGCCACAGGTTAGTCCCCTCCCTCTTCGGTCGCCACAGGTTAGTCCCCTCCCTCTTCGGTCGCCACAGGTTAGTCCCCTCCCTCTTCGGTCGCCACAGGTTAGTCCCCTCCCTCTTCGGTCGCCACAGGTTAGTCCCCTCCCTCTTCGGTCGCCACAGGTTAGTCCCCTCCCTCTTCGGTCACCACGAGTTAAACTACTAAAGAAATATATGACAACAGCATTGATTCCAAGGACCAAGGAACCGATAACAGTAATGGGATCAAACAAGTTTGGTAAATGCTGGGTGTGTTCACAATGTTCCAGCTTTTTCATTTTAGCCCTTCGTATTGTATGCACTCGCACCAGTTCATTTGAATCCTTGCCTCTCGACTGCATATTTTTatgtctggatttctgtttttttttttttctccagcaaACAGAGTTCGCCCCCGGTTACCGTGAAGAAGCAGAGTACGCCCTCACGTAAGGGAACTGATTCTTTTGTTCACttccattacattttaattgaaatttaAAGATTAAGCACAAGCTTTCTGTCTGTTGGCTAATCAGTGGTTGTGATgtgtattgtgtgcctgttttgacgccccctccccccacagaGTCTGGAAACATGGTCAAGGAGCAGGAGCCGTCTCTGGGGAGCTTTGAGGGCCACACCGGCCCGGTCCATGACCTCCAGATCCACGGGGGCCTGCTGTATACATGTTCAGGGGACAACACGGCGCGAGCCTACTGCCTAGTGGTACGTCTTCTAACAGTTACCCATGGAGGACAGACAGAGTGGTAAAGGAAAAGTGATGAATGCTGAATTGGAATGGAACTGAGCCCTGAGTCTGGTCCGTGTTCCACCATAGGCCGCATTCTAACATGACAGGTCCTCAAACCTCTCCTTGAGGGCTGACCGGGTGATTCAGATCAGCCTACCGTTGGAAACAACTAATAGATGGAACGACAGGGGTTCACAGGAGACTTCTGGGATCCGCTGGCCTGACAGACTGAGCAGATATACCTGTGCTTTTTTTTATTAGCTAGCTTCAGTTAGCTTCATATTCCAGTTTAGGCTACATATCATATTCCCCCCCACTTAtgacaaattcaaaatgaagagTTATCTTGCTGAGTCATCAGGTGGTGATGTAAAATCGACAaaactgtgttttatttaagtTTCCTTAATTTGCCTTACACCATTTTCCCTGCAGCTGGTGATTAAATAACAGTATAGTCATAAAGATGTTGTGTTCACCTTCCAATGCAtcatgtcatttaaaatgtgatgTGATGGCTGCTCTTTTTTGTATAAAAATAGTTCAGTATTGAAATATTTCAGGAGTCTTTTTAACATAAATAACCCATGCGGTCTTTGTGTGTGGGAGGAAAAGTGATTTTTGGTCCTCAGTCGGAGGGTGTAGTTGTCTGAATTACCCCGGGGCTGGATAGTTCTAGAAGAAGCCTTTCCATACAAAGGTATAAGGCTGAAAGATGAGCCGCATTCCTTTGAATCCTTTTGTTTATCCCCACTTGGCAAAAGCTGCCTGGAAAAGACCTGCCTTGTAGTACACCCGTTTGGCGTGGATGTGGTAATTCTTGGGGACTGTCGGATCAGTAGACAAACGTGTGGATGCAAGGATCCAACCCATCCATTAGGACTGTCATTCtctaaaggtgtgtgtgtgtgtgtgtgactgtgtccaGACCAAGGTGTGCCAGGCGGTGTTTGAGGGCCACATCAACAAGGTGAACTGCCTGCTGGTCTCCTCTCTGCCAGGCCTGCCGCCACGCCTCTACACCGGCTCCAGTGACCGCTCCATCCGCTGCTACAGCCTCAAGGTGCCGTGACCGCGCCTCCACCTCAGCCGAGACCGGAAAACGCAGGCCGTGTGAGCCACTTACAGATGCAGTCTGAGACTTTTGCGATTTAACAATGTTAGTGATCATTTAATAACATTATTAATCGTATTTATATAGGATAGTATAACTACCATACCTCAGTCAGCCACGTTTTGAaagcgagtggttttgatgacacgAGGCACACTGTTTTCCAAAAAtcgcagactgtgtctttaatgttgGCATTCTGTCAATATCGTTCATTATAATGAATGAGCTGTTCTagagaatgtttgtttttccatgtctgcaattgtgtgtgtgtgattgggaaTGGAACAGTTGATGGCTAAAACAAACTAGTACTGTAGTTCAATacatgtttctgtttctgtctctgtaccTGGACTGGGAAGGGTAAAGGCTGGGAACTGCTGTTCTAACAGCAAGTACCATCTCCTATCCCAGTGGTTCACAACTCTGGTCATTGAGGAACGcaacagtacacatttgtgTTGTAGGCCTGGACCAACATACTTGATTCAACAAACCGCTGTCTTTTTCCATTGCGTCCCTACActatatagttgtgctcatgagtttgcataccctggcagaaattgacattttggcattcatttagaaaatgactgatcatgcaaataatggctcctttttaaatcataatgataacagaaatcacccaaatggccttgatcaaaagtttacatactcttgaatgtttggccttgtcacagacacacaaggtgacacacacaggtgaaaatgacaattaaagatgaatttcccacacctgtggctttttaaattgcaattagtgtctgtgtataaattgtcagtgagtttgttagctctcacatgagagtactgagcaggctagatattgaGTCATGGGGAGCTGaatagaactgtcaaaagacctgcgtaacaaaaTAACGGAACTATattggaaaaggatataaaaagatattgcaaatgccagtcagtactgttcaatcaattaagaagtggaacattcagggatctcttgataccaaaccaaggtcaggtagaccaagaaacatTTCAGGCAAAACTGCCCAAAAAATCGTTAGGATACAACAAAACCACCGGTAACCTAAGAAGTAATACAGGcggctctggaaaaagacagtgtggttgtttcaaggagtacagtgtgacgatacttgaacaaaaatgagctgcatggttgagttgccagaaagaagcctttactgcgccaatgccacaaaaaagcctggttatacTAAGTCTGACAAcgccttgacacgcctcacagcttctggcaaactgtaatttggagtgacaagaccaaaatagagctttatggtcacaaccataagcgctatgtttggagaggggtcaacaaggcctatagtgaacagaataccatccccactgtgaagcatggtggtggctcactgatgttttgggggtgtgtgagctctaaaggcacagggaatcttgtgaaaattgatggcaagatgaatgcagcatgttatcagaaaatactggcagacaatttgcattcttttgcacgaaagctgcacatgggatgctATTGGACTttacagcaagacaatgacccgaagcacaaggccaagttgaccctctagtggttctggaaggttctggagtgaccttaatatcatcaagccactctggggaaatctcaaacgtgcggttcatgcaagacgaccaaagactttccatgacctggaggcattttgccaagacgaatgggcaactatatcacctgcaagaattcagggcctcattgacgactattacaaaagactgaatgctgtcattgatgcaaaagtgggcaatacacagtattaagaactaagggtatgcagacatttttgttctttgttgccatgttttggtttattgttgtgccattctgttatgacttacagttgaatgtgaatcccataagaaataagacatgttttgcctcactcatgttttcttttcaaatggtatacattaccaattctccaagggtatgcaaacatttaaacacaactGTATATCTGTTATGCTCATGGATCTGTCCTCCGTCCTCAGTCAAAGAAGTGCCTTGAGCAGATCTCACTGCCGGACCGAGTCCTGTGTCTGCACATTCGCTGGAACATTCTGTACGTTGGCCTCGCGAACGGATCCGTGGTCAGCTTTGAGCTGAAGGTGGGTGTGTCCGGCTGCCTGAAAAAACATCCTAGAGTTGAGTGAGAGTGGGTCAGGATGCCTGTTTAACACAGTTCTTTTTCTGCCCCCTCTCTCGTGCCGCTGCAAGACCCTGAGGCAGCTGGATGTGTTCGCGTGCCATGGCCCGCGTGGGGTGAGCTGCATGGGCACCTCTAACGAGGGCGCTCGCCGCATCCTGCTGGTGGGCTCCTATGACACTACCATCAGCGTGCGTGACGCCAAGAGTGGCCTGCTGCTGCGCTCGCTTGAGGGCCACAGCAAGACTGTCCTCTGTTTGAAGGTGAGCCAGCCAATCACGTGTGGCCCAGGTCAGTTGGTGGAGCACGGCACTTCCCGgtagtgggtttgattcccgggACCACTCCAAAaagatatgtatttttttgcagtTGTCAATGGAATTCCCCAGGGTTAAATTCTGGGTCCTTTACCATTCACCTTCTGTGTAAATTATATCTATAATCTGTTTGTTCCGATGATAACCTATCTTTTAAAACCtacgtaaaaaaaaatcacGATTGGATTCTTCTATAGAAATAAAACGTCTGTAATCACAGAATAgaatttaaatttaaatgcaTGCGATTACATTTTCCAGAAGGGACAAACATTTGTTGTTTCTTTAAGTGTAACATGTACGTTATAAGTCATTCatttgcagatgtttttttaatatctGCCGTGACACATGGCTCGACTGAAAAAGAGACCCTGGTCTTGGTTTTATTCTCCTCGTACAAGTAAAATAAAACTTCTTTCGTTTCCCGTCGTCTGCTGTCAGGTGGTGAACGACTTGGTCTTCAGCGGCTCCAGTGACACATCGGTccacacccacaacatccatGTGAGTACCACTGCCACAGTAACCCAACCAGCGGATGTTATTTGGCTCCTGtcttttcgtgtgtgtgtgtgtgtgtgtgtgttttaggtcttaataaactcatggggaccaaatgtcccaatgagtatagtaaaacaagaaaatatttgactcattgggaccttttgccagtccccatgaggcaaaagtcaatttccggctcagggtttagggtcaaactgagaatttattttatagttagaattggggtttctttaagatccaggcgttgttggttaaggttagggttaaggttaggcattacatctaggtaaagtttaggcattaatgttactttattgaggttagggttaggtatagGGTTAGATAAGTGTTGGataagggttaggttagggttagggttaggtaggttttaggttatggttaggttcaGGGTTTAGATTAAGTCAAAGGaccatgcaatttctattttcgggtccccatgagggtagctgtacaaacttttgtgtgtgtgtgtgtgtgtgtgtgcacgcagaCAGGTCAGCTGATCCGGATCTACAAGGGTCACGGCCATGCGGTCACTGCGCTGGCCATTCTGGGGAAGGTCATGGTGACGGCCTGCCTGGACAAGCTGGTGCGCGTCTACGAGTTACAGGTGGGTTTGCAATCACTCCTTACACCATGTATACTTTTACCCATAACacacttgtctgtctgtctctctctcggtttctgtctctctgtgtctgtctgtctgtctctctgtgtctgtctgtctgtctgtctgtctctctgtgtctgtctgtctgtctgtctctctgtgtctgtctgtctgtctgtctctctgtgtctgtctgtctgtctgtctctctgtgtctgtctgtctgtctgtctctctgtgtctctctgtgtctgtctgtctctctgtgtctgtctgtctgtctgtgtctgtctgtctgtctgtctgtctgtctgtctgtctgtctgtctctctgtgtctgtctgtctgtctgtctctctgtgtctgtctgtctgtctctgtgtgtctgtgtgtctgtctgtctgtctgtctctctgtgtctgtctgtctgtctgtctgtctgtctctctgtgtctgtctgtctgtctctctgtgtgtgtcttggtttctgtctctgtgtgggtttctgtctgtgtcttggTTTTCACCCTcactctgtctgtatctgttgGTTTCTGTCTCTCGGTCAAATCAAACCTGATTTCAAGggcaacaccccccccccgccctgtgTTTCTCTACAGTCCCACGACAGGCTGCAGGTGTATGGTGGCAACAATGACATGGTGATGTGCATGGTCATCCATAAGAGCGTGGTAAGGTCTCCTCAAACTGGTCGTTTAACTGTCTCACAATCAGTGACACAAAAGCTAGACGGGGAACGCCTGAAATTGAAGTAAAAACTGGATAGAAGTTTAAGAAACAATCTTCTCTTGGCCCTGTGGACCTCCATGAAGATCAAATGTGGGCGAAACAAGTGTTGCACCCCTGATTTGGAGCTGAATATGAAGTTTCTGATGTACTTGCTAACTAAGGGGGCTACATTAGAAAGGGGGCTACTGTGAAAGCATCGTACAGTTTCCTGTGAACAACAGGCAAACCCTGTTTCTGTCCTACTGTGTTGTAGATCTACACTGGCTGCTACGACGGAACTGTCAAGGCCGTGAAACTGAACTTAATGCAGAACTACCGCTGCTGGGTAAGAGACgcgcatgcgcacgcacacaaacacacacacacacacacactttaggaCTTTTATAGTGCGTCCTAAACTGTCTGAATATATTCTTCTCACCTTTGTCTGCAGTGGCACGGTTGCTCGCTGATCTTTGCCGTTGGGGAGCATCTCCTGCAACACCTGGTCTGTCACCACAGCCCCGCCCACGGGAGCAACTTCAAATGTCGCTGGAGGAACTGTGACACATTCTATGCAGCGTGGGACAACCGTAAGGTCAGTGCCTGATTGGTTTACCTCATACTTGTGACTTGCAGataaaaatcaataaataataatcagagATATGCATGGGGGCTGTAATGATAACTGTCTCAGTCAAGTCTTGTCCGTCTCCACAGGACCTGCCTGGACATATGAAGGCGCACATAGAGAAGGACGGCAAGCTGCAGACATAACAGGGTGGACTGGAGGTCTTACACTGGGGGGTGGGTTCGGCTGACGCTCGACTTGTGCTTCCTTGGTGTCGCCCTTCCAACCGCTACATTccttgatttgaattacagcGTCTGATCTTCAGCTGGGAGTTGTAGGGTCAGTGAGAGACATAGTGAGGAGGGATGCAGAAATGTCCTGAACTGAGATGCTTCATTGTGCAGAGTCCTTGATCTACTTCCCAGCAATTTAATGAACTTGTAATTACTCTTGTCgttgtgtctgttttcagtTTGGGGGAAGATAGTTCTGCAATTCAATGCTGACTAGTATTAACGCAGTGACTGGAAATCTGTGCGTACAGGTGTCATACAATCTGTTCCCAGATACTTTCAGTAATTGCTCAAAAGATAGTTAGTGGTTGCACAAACCAAACCTGAGGTAACCTCTACCTTTTAAACTGAAGGCAGAGATAACAATGCTATCCACAAGTTCATCTGTCCCTAGGAAAGTAAATGGAATCCCAAAGTACATCTATAGTCCCCTATTTTTCCCTATTTTAGTATTAATAATCATGTTAATGGGCGATCTGGAGTTAATAAATTTTAGCCCCAAAAAAGTAAATTTTCATGCCAAGCTtctgaaaacagattttttttaagtctgGCCATTTTGAGGCAGAATGTTTAATTTCAGCCAGTTCTACGTTTCACCAAAACTTGCGTTGTCTTAGGGAGATACTGCCCACCTTCACGTTCAGTATACTGTTGGTATTCCCAGGTATGTGTTGGTCGTACATGGCTCAAAGTTCCATAAACCAGTTCTAAATAATTTGGTTTGgactttatttcattttttttaggtAGATGTTTTTGACTGACTGGTTTTGTTGGGAAGGATCATTTCCATTTGCTTTGCAAGAAGTTTTGCTGGAGACTTTTTAACGtgtacatttcagtaatttagctGTCATTCATGTTGACTTACTGTTCCCGTGTTAGACCAGAGCTTATTCTGGAGATGTGACCATGACAGACTGGGTTCTGGCTGACCAATGATTATCATTTCCATTTTCCAGTGAGTAGTCGAAAGAGCATCTCTCACATTTTTATCGatcacacatttctaaatggttttcAATATGTACTTGGGCTGTGTGGCAGCTTTGAAAAAACAACTGTGTGAAGTtatgacaaatgtaaatgttatattcCTCGACCAAATAGACTGATTCCATACCTGTCTCGGTCTTGATCAGATACATAATGAGGAAATGGACACTGTGATACAGGCGGGCTTCACTTGTTAATGAGTTTTACAACACAGTTGTGTGGGAATCCATAGAGATGTGTTAAAGACTGGACAATCATAAAACCATGTTCCTTCTCACATACCCTGTAACTGTGTTCACCTGAACAGTCCTTAGTTACTAACCCTTTATTGGGTGCATGAAGTATTGGATCATTTGGGCCGTATATAAGCACAAGATCTGTTAATGATCTGTATGCTGTTATTCACAAGACAGAATCCTGTACTGTACATCTGTATATAAAGTACATGTtgagaaacttttttttttttaatcctcaattgacattttaatttcttttaGCTGGAGAAAAGGAACAAAATATATCTGTGAAATGCTTAATATACTTGGAAAAATCCATCTCTCACCTTGTTGAATGAAACAAAGTActcaaatatgaaaatgtttcattgtttttattggttACACAGGCATAGGcaaaaaaaggacaaaacatttagcaaaatCAGAGTTTtaatttgtagttttttttaggggggggggggggttgaccaGAAGAAAAACGAGAAAAGACCCGTCTACAGGCgttacatttcatatttatttgaaGTCCACAACATCCATCACAGTTGACTCTGGGCCCACGTTCAGAAATTGAGGATCATCATTGATGACTCGATGCTTTTCCCATAACAGACCTGCTTGTCAAAGTGCCACAGGAATAAACTCCACTGCTGTCTGTGAACAGTATTATCTTATTGTGACTGTACAGGCACGAGCGCAACACAACTGACTTGGTAATGTACAGTAACCACCAATAATATAAGGACAGGAAATTACACCGTAATCTTTGCCAGCTTTACTGGGACAAGGGCTCCGCATCCTGTCAGTCACGGCTGGttgtaaaacatttcatatacGTTCTCTTGCTTAGCTTG is drawn from Esox lucius isolate fEsoLuc1 chromosome 14, fEsoLuc1.pri, whole genome shotgun sequence and contains these coding sequences:
- the znf106b gene encoding zinc finger protein 106 isoform X2; protein product: MNKRHRAMTPTKKSPTTDLDFSGYCILCRKSYKKKDVHEHMQGILHHQELEKIKGRFGIELVNPSIDAEGPVEDEDWPLTGSFQWCPDHAPAAPSTPSVPQATPSREVARGLPPGAQTLGSESPGSASWDIRSPQAPVLVKAEREPEQYGEVVVTKEGRLNTKKKTKRKMDSELCPSGKKQKVTSNNDNVQVDQLLAVSLREEELSGSLETLDSSLIQARNALQAAYAEVQRLLLLKQQVSAEISVLRAKRIEILQGMQGAATVTVPMTTTQQHPQLLLTPSLGVPPPPSSPYLSRTPIYQSSSSTGPALNPGPALNPGPALNPGPALNPGPALNPGPALNPGLALNPGPPGPVLNPGPVLNPGPVLNPGPVLNPGPVLNPGPVLNPGPVLSPAPYTPVTLPVKNEPVSHPAPSCSPVIPRQLVNPPSVSPVRLPAPIQPATASLQPAPAPHAVGPVSHQRVAETSAPSMLTGAKQRESQLKGRLTERQKTRSKEAARKTVSTQEDQSSTASSSSSSSSSSDSEDSEDEDQQGLALTPFEKLWGRGNPFMEEDVSEGGNGQDSDCYVETVTVESQTKSELAVVAIDDSDVEEKATVTSSSQTARVPEDKFGQNSTSHSKQSSPPVTVKKQSTPSQSGNMVKEQEPSLGSFEGHTGPVHDLQIHGGLLYTCSGDNTARAYCLVTKVCQAVFEGHINKVNCLLVSSLPGLPPRLYTGSSDRSIRCYSLKSKKCLEQISLPDRVLCLHIRWNILYVGLANGSVVSFELKTLRQLDVFACHGPRGVSCMGTSNEGARRILLVGSYDTTISVRDAKSGLLLRSLEGHSKTVLCLKVVNDLVFSGSSDTSVHTHNIHTGQLIRIYKGHGHAVTALAILGKVMVTACLDKLVRVYELQSHDRLQVYGGNNDMVMCMVIHKSVIYTGCYDGTVKAVKLNLMQNYRCWWHGCSLIFAVGEHLLQHLVCHHSPAHGSNFKCRWRNCDTFYAAWDNRKDLPGHMKAHIEKDGKLQT
- the znf106b gene encoding zinc finger protein 106 isoform X1; this translates as MNKRHRAMTPTKKSPTTDLDFSGYCILCRKSYKKKDVHEHMQGILHHQELEKIKGSDCQHWCSLCKVFSKGLVEYGEHISTQSHRDRVRNPPRKAKPLWLDRELGAELLSVVKQRNKELQKTEKKINLKGSKPTQNKAALLNPEKQIVQQLNNPETSKQKTSKQKKQKAWKKAKQKAKKQKANGEAEKRPLLDAFGSPSVGHTAQNKENRRSGGLRFCPPATPQMHRGAPGRPQSPKSDQLSNPFSPGKPTHVETQNIDFTSAHIPLNRGVSVDPREVLSGRTSGSDPSGRGDGETSGRIGSVDVTVMLRQVRMALGMRDTPGASHVTQTTSLPPENPSTKTQRTKHGEAATPLPCCSADRRSSNLASTSPQVSATRFSGEKGSPRSLAQQRSTQFPKGSSNSWLTEGGEGSPSDGPGGRPMDPGGGLAVPRNLTRDTSKTGTLEPNLTAARWIRKGEAEKEAATGTSLKPTKGSQRSELYEEANRKNLEKVKGKPRFGIELVNPSIDAEGPVEDEDWPLTGSFQWCPDHAPAAPSTPSVPQATPSREVARGLPPGAQTLGSESPGSASWDIRSPQAPVLVKAEREPEQYGEVVVTKEGRLNTKKKTKRKMDSELCPSGKKQKVTSNNDNVQVDQLLAVSLREEELSGSLETLDSSLIQARNALQAAYAEVQRLLLLKQQVSAEISVLRAKRIEILQGMQGAATVTVPMTTTQQHPQLLLTPSLGVPPPPSSPYLSRTPIYQSSSSTGPALNPGPALNPGPALNPGPALNPGPALNPGPALNPGLALNPGPPGPVLNPGPVLNPGPVLNPGPVLNPGPVLNPGPVLNPGPVLSPAPYTPVTLPVKNEPVSHPAPSCSPVIPRQLVNPPSVSPVRLPAPIQPATASLQPAPAPHAVGPVSHQRVAETSAPSMLTGAKQRESQLKGRLTERQKTRSKEAARKTVSTQEDQSSTASSSSSSSSSSDSEDSEDEDQQGLALTPFEKLWGRGNPFMEEDVSEGGNGQDSDCYVETVTVESQTKSELAVVAIDDSDVEEKATVTSSSQTARVPEDKFGQNSTSHSKQSSPPVTVKKQSTPSQSGNMVKEQEPSLGSFEGHTGPVHDLQIHGGLLYTCSGDNTARAYCLVTKVCQAVFEGHINKVNCLLVSSLPGLPPRLYTGSSDRSIRCYSLKSKKCLEQISLPDRVLCLHIRWNILYVGLANGSVVSFELKTLRQLDVFACHGPRGVSCMGTSNEGARRILLVGSYDTTISVRDAKSGLLLRSLEGHSKTVLCLKVVNDLVFSGSSDTSVHTHNIHTGQLIRIYKGHGHAVTALAILGKVMVTACLDKLVRVYELQSHDRLQVYGGNNDMVMCMVIHKSVIYTGCYDGTVKAVKLNLMQNYRCWWHGCSLIFAVGEHLLQHLVCHHSPAHGSNFKCRWRNCDTFYAAWDNRKDLPGHMKAHIEKDGKLQT